Proteins encoded by one window of Cheilinus undulatus linkage group 13, ASM1832078v1, whole genome shotgun sequence:
- the LOC121520710 gene encoding palmdelphin-like, with protein sequence MEESDLLRERLHAITEKRRIQEDIRQKKEELDREKLKLQHLKKKSLREQWLLQGANTHNATDSTQQQQQQQQSTMCDQQQAKILQLKIHRMEMDILSLEREESIVSTNESFILRRLKAVEKSPQDIIKEAQDSFVPDPPSVTPVVPDSPEYTSPADSHLPEPTPQRQTLFAMEINVTKNLLTGESTVLSTTSVSADEINQHTGLKVYDDGRKCVYALNPPEGSHDQRCLSELSANEVEQLLRSASKHRQANRQNYHPPPSRRKEHYTYNHHNEKDRAGGGDINNMGSHHGNHLLSNNQVETDFHWRPNAEHRYSHHENYCRRQEDRNNQNNLREGHRHGNHSGLGHQYGNQRDGHYSSYEGCNCQEDRPHRCCISRSNSRVTGRANGCPTPRSRDQEVVSAHQQQLCYTPANHIPLSDYISVDEEELYCLNQPSDHNGNHRYTDAAPSDRMPSPLFEDNAAYTILNAVDTTEPITAIFMGFQTAHDDSGPAQEYEGSLKAEIIVIEDNDEEDDGGNHDTKENSNGHQPGVLANGNVGQTLRQGPGIRRIQKKHRHCCAVC encoded by the exons ATGGAGGAGTCTGACCTGCTGAGAGAAAGGCTGCACGCCATCACT GAGAAGAGACGCATTcaggaggacatcagacagAAGAAAGAAGAGCTGGACCGAGAGAAACTCAAACTGCAGCATCTCAAG AAAAAATCTCTGAGGGAGCAGTGGCTGCTGCAGGGAGcaaatacccacaatgcaacagACTCtacacaacagcagcagcagcagcagcagagtacCATGTGTGACCAACAGCAGGCCAAAATTCTGCAGCTTAAAATACACAG GATGGAGATGGACATCCTGTCTCTGGAGAGGGAGGAGTCCATCGTCTCTACCAATGAGAGCTTTATTCTCAGAAGACTGAAGGCCGTGGAGAAGAGTCCACAGGATATAATCAAG gAGGCTCAGGACAGCTTCGTCCCTG ATCCCCCTTCAGTCACCCCGGTGGTCCCTGATTCCCCAGAATACACCTCTCCTGCAGACAGCCATCTTCCTGAGCCAACACCTCAGAGGCAGa CTCTGTTTGCCATGGAGATCAACGTGACTAAAAACCTGCTAACAGGGGAGAGCACCGTTCTGTCCACGACATCCGTATCTGCTGACGAGATAAACCAACACACAGGGCTGAAGGTTTATGATGATGGCAGGAAGTGTGTCTACGCACTCAACCCACCAGAG GGGTCACATGACCAGCGATGCTTGTCTGAGCTCTCAGCCAATGAGGTGGagcagctgctgagaagcgCCTCAAAGCATCGGCAGGCAAACCGCCAGAACTACCACCCCCCTCCAAGCAGGAGGAAGGAGCATTACACCTACAACCACCATAATGAGAAAGACAGAGCAGGGGGCGGTGACATCAACAACATGGGTagtcaccatggcaaccaccTCCTCAGTAACAACCAAGTGGAGACAGACTTCCACTGGCGCCCAAACGCTGAGCATCGTTACAGTCACCATGAAAACTACTGCAGACGACAGGAAGACAGGAATAACCAGAACAACCTGAGGGAGGGCCATCGCCATGGAAACCATAGTGGGTTGGGACATCAGTATGGCAACCAGAGAGATGGTCACTACAGCTCTTACGAGGGGTGTAACTGTCAGGAGGATCGACCTCACCGCTGCTGCATCAGCCGCAGTAACAGCAGGGTAACGGGCAGAGCCAATGGCTGCCCTACACCAAGGTCACGTGACCAGGAAGTGGTGTCTGCccatcagcagcagctctgctaCACTCCAGCCAATCACATTCCTCTCAGTGATTACATTAGTGTAGATGAAGAGGAGCTGTACTGCCTGAACCAACCCTCCGACCACAACGGAAACCACCGCTACACTGACGCCGCCCCCTCCGACAGAATGCCTTCACCACTCTTTGAAGACAATGCTGCCTACACCATCCTGAACGCTGTCGACACCactgagccaatcacagccatCTTCATGGGATTCCAGACTGCACATGACGACAGTGGGCCAGCGCAGGAGTACGAGGGGTCTCTGAAGGCGGAGATTATTGTCATCGAAGACAACGACGAAGAAGATGATGGGGGCAACCATGACACAAAGGAGAACAGCAATGGCCATCAACCAGGAGTATTAGCCAATGGGAACGTGGGACAGACACTGAGACAAGGACCAGGTATCAGAAGGATTCAGAAAAAACACCGACACTGTTGTGCTGTCTGCTAA